One genomic region from Thermoleptolyngbya sichuanensis A183 encodes:
- the hetR gene encoding heterocyst differentiation master regulator HetR produces the protein MTTDLDLIKRLSPSAMDQIMLYLAFSAMRTGGHRHGAFLDAAATAAKCAIYMTYLEQDQNLRMTGHLHHIEPKRVKVIVEEVRQALTEGKLLKMLGSQEPRYLIQLPYVWMEQFPWQPGRSRIAGSSLTMEEKRQIEEKLPPNLPDAQLINSFQFMDIIEFLHERSQEDLPEDRRLPMSEALSEHIKRRLLYSGTVTRVDSPWGMPFYALTRAFYSPADREERTYIMVEDTARYFRLMRDWAEYQPRVLRVLEELDIPEDRIEDALTDLDQVLREWGDRYHREGGVPFVVQMAVGPKDEEES, from the coding sequence ATGACTACTGATTTGGATCTGATCAAGCGCCTGAGTCCGAGTGCGATGGATCAGATCATGCTCTACCTGGCATTTAGCGCAATGCGGACGGGCGGACATCGCCACGGTGCATTTCTAGACGCAGCGGCCACCGCCGCCAAGTGCGCGATTTATATGACCTACTTAGAGCAGGATCAAAACCTGCGGATGACGGGGCATTTGCACCACATCGAACCCAAGCGGGTGAAGGTTATTGTCGAAGAGGTGCGTCAGGCCCTCACCGAAGGCAAGCTGCTGAAGATGCTGGGTTCTCAGGAGCCGCGCTACTTGATCCAGTTGCCCTACGTGTGGATGGAGCAGTTTCCCTGGCAGCCAGGGCGATCGCGCATTGCGGGCAGCAGCCTGACGATGGAAGAAAAGCGCCAGATCGAAGAGAAACTGCCGCCCAACCTGCCCGACGCGCAGTTGATCAACTCGTTCCAGTTCATGGACATCATCGAGTTTCTGCACGAGCGATCGCAGGAAGACCTGCCCGAAGACCGCCGCCTGCCTATGAGCGAAGCGCTGTCTGAGCATATCAAGCGCCGCCTGCTCTACTCCGGTACGGTGACGCGGGTAGATTCGCCGTGGGGAATGCCGTTCTACGCGCTCACTCGCGCCTTCTATTCGCCGGCCGACCGCGAAGAGCGCACCTACATCATGGTGGAAGACACTGCCCGCTACTTCCGCCTGATGCGCGACTGGGCCGAGTATCAGCCCCGCGTATTGCGAGTGTTGGAAGAGTTGGACATTCCTGAAGACCGCATTGAAGACGCGCTAACCGATCTGGATCAGGTGCTACGGGAATGGGGCGATCGCTACCACAGAGAGGGCGGTGTCCCCTTCGTCGTGCAAATGGCCGTCGGCCCCAAGGACGAAGAGGAATCGTAA
- a CDS encoding RrF2 family transcriptional regulator, with the protein MKLTTRGHYSVKALLDLALQPGGGPASVRAIATRQQLPAPYLEKLLIELRQAGLVKSVRGVQGGYQLARPPAQISLGQILEAVGEQVDPLPRHSPDADQAEDWVTLTLWHRLHDKLRDALHSISLEDLYFDAKSRQATQGETPHFIV; encoded by the coding sequence ATGAAGCTCACCACTCGCGGACACTACAGCGTCAAAGCCTTGCTGGATCTGGCCCTGCAACCTGGCGGCGGGCCGGCCTCGGTGCGGGCGATCGCCACTCGGCAACAGCTTCCCGCGCCCTATTTGGAAAAGCTGCTAATCGAGCTGCGTCAGGCGGGATTGGTGAAATCTGTGCGCGGTGTACAGGGCGGCTATCAACTGGCGCGGCCGCCCGCCCAAATTTCGCTGGGGCAAATTCTGGAAGCCGTCGGCGAACAGGTCGATCCGCTGCCGCGCCATAGCCCCGACGCAGACCAGGCAGAAGACTGGGTGACGCTGACGCTGTGGCATCGCCTGCACGACAAACTGCGCGATGCCCTGCACAGCATCTCCCTCGAAGACCTGTATTTCGATGCCAAGAGCCGCCAAGCGACACAGGGGGAAACGCCCCACTTTATCGTCTAA